The sequence below is a genomic window from Nitratiruptor sp. YY09-18.
CCACTAATTTTTGCTCCAATAGCCCATAAAGAGAGGACAAGACTAAGCAGCAACACAATAATTCCTAGCATAGTAATAAATCGTAGAGGCACTACAGAAAAAGATGTGATCCCATCCCATGCAAATGCTAACATCTTTTTAAGAGGATATTTACTCTCTCCAGCAAAACGCTCTTTTCTATCATAATAAACCACATCACTTTTAAGACCTATAAGAGGAATAATTCCTCGTAAAAAGAGGTTTACCTCCTCAAACTCTTTAAGCCAAGAGAGTGCCCTCTTGCTCATGAGACGAAAGTCTGCATGATTTTCTATGATGTCAACCCCCATCCAACGCATAAACTTATAAAAACCTTCTGCGGTGGCTCTTTTGAAAAAGGTATCACTATCTCTCTTTTTACGCACTCCATAGACTATTTCGTACCCTTCTATATACTTTTGGCACATCTGCTCTATTACGCTTATATCATCTTGCAAATCTGCATCAAGGCTTACTGCTGCATCACATAGCCCTTCTGCATAGAATAGCCCTGCAAGGAGTGCGTTTTGATGACCAAAATTGCGCGAGAGTTTCAGTCCTTTGATGTAAGGCTCTTGTGTAAAATCTTCTATGAGACTCCAAGTATTATCCTTGCTCCCATCATCTACGAAGCAGATGAAACTCTCTTGTGTAACGAGATTTTTTTCTATGAGATTTTGAAGAAGCTTTTCTAGCTCCTCTTTTGTTTTGGGTAGCACCTCTTCCTCATTATAACAAGGTACTACCATAGCTAGTGTCAATGCTTTATGCGACATAGATAAACCCTTTTCTTGCATAGTAGTTAAAGAAAAATACTATAACCAAAGCTACCGCACGACCACTATAGTAATCAAGCCCTACTTTTGCCAAAGCCCAAACTATCAAGATATTGAGCCCCACTGCCATGATCGAGACCATAAAAACAGCAAGAAACTCATGGTGTACTTTGGCAAATCTGCTTCCCTTGGTAAAAACC
It includes:
- a CDS encoding glycosyltransferase family 2 protein; amino-acid sequence: MSHKALTLAMVVPCYNEEEVLPKTKEELEKLLQNLIEKNLVTQESFICFVDDGSKDNTWSLIEDFTQEPYIKGLKLSRNFGHQNALLAGLFYAEGLCDAAVSLDADLQDDISVIEQMCQKYIEGYEIVYGVRKKRDSDTFFKRATAEGFYKFMRWMGVDIIENHADFRLMSKRALSWLKEFEEVNLFLRGIIPLIGLKSDVVYYDRKERFAGESKYPLKKMLAFAWDGITSFSVVPLRFITMLGIIVLLLSLVLSLWAIGAKISGSAVSGWTSMMLIVLFLGGVQMLSIGIIGEYIGKIYKETKRRPRFFVEKIE
- a CDS encoding GtrA family protein: MIGKFFVVGAISTAVDYVIYSLLVFSGLHYALAIVIGYMTGLVVNFFLARKTVFTKGSRFAKVHHEFLAVFMVSIMAVGLNILIVWALAKVGLDYYSGRAVALVIVFFFNYYARKGFIYVA